A stretch of Anas acuta chromosome 3, bAnaAcu1.1, whole genome shotgun sequence DNA encodes these proteins:
- the COQ3 gene encoding ubiquinone biosynthesis O-methyltransferase, mitochondrial translates to MWGGSGAVWGCSGAVRGGSGPGPLRAIARALRGRREAAAGGDHGELSFRTGPRAAPQRYNHKAQLEPSSTLPAPLTEIKSSMLTAKRLFSTSHSSVDPKEMKKFQLLAHKWWDEEGDYAALHSMNDLRVPFIRDTLLNMSSNYHLGSPLSGIKILDVGCGGGLLSEPLGRLGASVTGIDPLEDNIRTADQHKSFDPVLAKRIQYKSSSLDEMVEECMETFDVIVASEVVEHVADLETFIKCCSQVLKPEGSLFITTINKTQLSYILGIVVAEKIAGIVPEGTHEWEKFVPPEELQRLLESHGFSVQAVNGMLYNPLTGSWSWMESTSINYAMHAVKSGAGGPSSPTESLSEMESEQRSATAGTSV, encoded by the exons atgtggggcggcagcggggccgtgtggggctgctccggggccgtgcggggcggcagcggccccggcccgcTCCGAGCCATCGCCCGCGCCCTGCGGGGCCGGCGGGAGGCGGCCGCGGGCG GTGACCATGGCGAGCTGTCCTTtcggacaggcccaagggctgcTCCGCAAAGGTATAATCACAAAGCACAGCTGGAGCCCAGTAGCACTCTGCCTGCCCCCctgactgaaataaaaagcagcat GCTCACCGCGAAGAGACTTTTCAGCACCTCACACTCATCAGTGGATccaaaggagatgaaaaaatTCCAGCTCCTTGCACATAAGTGGTGGGATGAAGAAGGAGACTATGCAGCCCTTCATTCTATGAATGACCTTAGAGTGCCATTTATTAG agataCTCTGCTGAACATGAGTAGCAATTATCATCTGGGAAGCCCGCTTTCTGGAATAAAGATTCTGGATGTTGGCTGTGGTGGTGGACTGCTAAGTGAG CCTCTAGGTAGACTGGGAGCTTCAGTTACCGGAATTGATCCTCTGGAGGACAACATTAGAACAGCAGATCAGCACAAGTCATTTGATCCAGTTCTGGCCAAGAGAATACAGTACAAGTCCAGTTCACTGGATGAGATGGTGGAAGAGTGTATGGAAACGTTTGATGTAATTGTAGCTTCAGAAGTAGTGGAGCATGTGGCTGACCTTGAAACGTTTATCAAGTGTTGCTCCCAGGTGTTAAAG CCTGAAGGTTCTTTATTCATTACTACAATCAATAAAACACAGTTGTCCTATATCCTGGGAATTGTGGTCGCAGAGAAAATAGCAGGCATCGTACCAGAAGGAACGCACGAGTGGGAGAAGTTTGTTCCCCCTGAAGAGCTGCAGCGCCTCCTGGAATCGC ATGGCTTCTCAGTTCAGGCTGTGAACGGGATGTTGTACAACCCCCTGACGGGGTCGTGGAGCTGGATGGAAAGCACGAGCATTAACTATGCGATGCACGCTGTGAAATCTGGTGCTGGGGGACCGTCAAGCCCAACAGAGTCTCTGTCAGAGATGGAAAGCGAGCAGCGCTCAGCCACAGCTGGCACCAGCGTGTGA
- the FAXC gene encoding failed axon connections homolog — translation MLWGVGLAAPRSCVADLSRNRSLSLGWCGGPEEPPPALYGGEIVAFPLAGAGAGGTMAALGSDSWWKKTLYLTGGALLAAAAYLLHELLAIRKEQEVDSKDAIILHQFSRPNNGVPSLSPFCLKMETYLRMADLPYQNYFDGKLSPQGKMPWIEYNHKKVSGTEFIIDFLEEQLGVNLNKNLGPRERAVSRAVTKMVEEHFYWTLAYCQWVENLHETQKMISVYGPLSDLLKWILCHLTKGIVKREMYGHGIGRFSEEEMYTLMEKDMRTLASLLGDKKYIMGPNLSTVDATVFGHLAQAMWTLPGTRPERLIKGELINLAMYCERIRRKFWPEWHHDDDNTLYESEESSEASKTHSPLQDFSFYSRTETFDEEGNSISHTPDTDYTGHSLFDSDVDMDDYRDHKQCK, via the exons ATGCTGTGGGGGGTCGGGCTGGCGGCGCCCCGCTCCTGCGTGGCGGACCTGAGCCGCAACCGCAGCCTGTCGCTGGGCTGGTGCGGGGGGCCCGAGGAGCCGCCGCCCGCCCTCTATGGGGGCGAGATCGTCGCCTTCCCGCTGGCGGGCGCGGGGGCGGGCGGCACCATGGCGGCGCTGGGCTCCGACTCGTGGTGGAAGAAGACGCTGTACCTGACCGGCGGCGCCCTGCTGGCCGCCGCCGCCTACCTGCTCCACGAGCTGCTGGCCATACG GAAGGAGCAAGAGGTGGATTCAAAGGATGCTATTATACTGCATCAGTTTTCGAGGCCTAACAATGGTGTCCCGAGTCTATCCCCTTTCTGCCTGAAAATGGAAACTTACTTAAGGATGGCTGATTTGCCCTACCAG aaCTATTTTGATGGAAAACTTTCCCCTCAAGGAAAAATGCCATGGATTGAATACAATCACAAAAAAGTATCTGGCACTGAGTTCATTATTGACTTTTTGGAAGAGCAACTCGGagtgaatttaaataaaaacctgGGTCCACGTGAACGAGCTGTTTCCAGAGCAGTGACAAAAATGGTGGAGGAGCACTTCTATTG GACTCTGGCGTATTGCCAGTGGGTGGAAAACCTTCATGAGACGCAGAAGATGATTTCGGTGTACGGCCCCCTCAGTGACCTGCTGAAGTGGATTCTCTGCCACCTGACCAAAGGGATCGTGAAGCGGGAGATGTACGGCCACGGCATCGGCCGCTTCTCGGAGGAGGAGATGTACACGCTGATGGAGAAGGACATGCGGACTCTAGCGAGCCTCCTGG GTGACAAGAAGTACATTATGGGACCAAACCTTTCCACTGTTGATGCCACCGTTTTTGGGCATCTGGCCCAGGCAATGTGGACACTACCAGGGACCAGACCAGAGAGGCTAATCAAAG GTGAACTGATTAACCTTGCTATGTATTGTGAAagaataaggaggaaattctggCCAGAGTGGCACCATGATGACGATAACACTCTGTATGAATCCGAAGAAAGCAGTGAAGCAAGCAAGACTCACTCCCCTTTGCAGGACTTCAGTTTTTATTCAAGGACAGAAACATTTGATGAGGAAGGGAACAGTATTTCTCATACCCCTGACACAGATTACACTGGACACTCGCTCTTTGATTCGGATGTGGACATGGATGACTACAGAGATCACAAACAATGCAAATGA